The Helicoverpa zea isolate HzStark_Cry1AcR chromosome 2, ilHelZeax1.1, whole genome shotgun sequence DNA window ATCCACGGCTTCCTATGTCTCGGCACTGAGGACGCGCCAGGTAATGCTGGCATGAAGGACCAGGTGGCGCTGCTGCGCTGGGTGAAGAAGAACATCGCCAGCTTCGGCGGTAACCCTGATGATGTTACTATTGCAGGGTATAGTGCAGGTTCCGCATCAGTAGATCTGTTAATGCTTTCAAAATCAGCCGAAGGGTTATTTCACCGAGTTATACCCGAAAGTGGCGGAAATCTTGCCGCATTTTCAATTCAGCGGGATCCTGTCGAGATTGCTAAATCATACGCCAGCAAATTAGACTTCGATAACGGAGACGATATTTATGCGTTAGGGAAGTTTTATATGACAGCTCCAATTGAAAAGTTGACGTCCGATCCATTTTTCGACAGAACTGATTCTACATTTTTGTTCGCACCATGTGTAGAACGTGAAACAGGGGACGGAGCTTTCCTGACTGAATCACCTCTAACAATACTAAAGAATGGCAACTACAGAAAGCTGCCAGTGTTGTATGGATTCGCTGAAATGGAAGGATTAATACGTATTGATTTCTTTGAACTTTGGAAGcataaaatgaatgaaaagtttTCTGATTTCTTGCCAGCTGACTTGAAGTTCGATTCAGAAAAAGAAAGAGAAGAAGTGGCAAATAAGATAAAGGAGTTTTACTTTGGCGACAAGCCAGTcagcaatgaaaatattttaaaatacgttGATTTCTTTTCGGATGTTATATTTGCTTATCCCATGCTTTGGGCTGTGAAGCTACACGTGGAAGCTGGTAACAATCAAGTATATTTGTATGAATATAGCTTTGTGGACGAAGACATTCCTGTGGTACCACATACTAACATACGTGGAGCTAATCACTGTGCCCAGACTATGGCTTTGAGTGATGGAAAAAACTTCACACACCATGATGAAACTCTCGCAACACCACAGTTTAGAGAAATGAAAAAGACTATTCGTGAAATATGGCACAATTTTGTGAAAACTGGGTAcgtttttcgtaatttttcttttaaacattaattgactCTCATCACTATTTACACCAGCACAATG harbors:
- the LOC124642851 gene encoding cholinesterase 1-like isoform X1; the encoded protein is MKWWTCVVFMCAAVLADDEWREVRTAQGPVRGRKHPTEDIYTFYNIPYATAPTGQDKFKAPLPPPVWLEPFDAVDEHVICPQPTFPGDLMPTNVVTKENCLIANVFVPNTKEKNLSVVVYVHGGAFIMGWGEMFKARQFMKTRDFIMVTFNYRLGIHGFLCLGTEDAPGNAGMKDQVALLRWVKKNIASFGGNPDDVTIAGYSAGSASVDLLMLSKSAEGLFHRVIPESGGNLAAFSIQRDPVEIAKSYASKLDFDNGDDIYALGKFYMTAPIEKLTSDPFFDRTDSTFLFAPCVERETGDGAFLTESPLTILKNGNYRKLPVLYGFAEMEGLIRIDFFELWKHKMNEKFSDFLPADLKFDSEKEREEVANKIKEFYFGDKPVSNENILKYVDFFSDVIFAYPMLWAVKLHVEAGNNQVYLYEYSFVDEDIPVVPHTNIRGANHCAQTMALSDGKNFTHHDETLATPQFREMKKTIREIWHNFVKTGVPVPEGSALPVWPAAGADRAPHMSLGERLELRGALLAERTRFWDDIYQRYYRDAVPPPTPPPRPRSEL
- the LOC124642851 gene encoding cholinesterase 1-like isoform X2 — its product is MKWWTCVVFMCAAVLGDDEWREVRTAQGPVRGRKHPTADLYAFYNIPYATAPTGEDKFKAPLPPPVWLEPFDAVDEHVICPQPTFPGDLMPTNVVTKENCLIANVFVPNTKEKNLSVVVYVHGGAFIMGWGEMFKARQFMKTRDFIMVTFNYRLGIHGFLCLGTEDAPGNAGMKDQVALLRWVKKNIASFGGNPDDVTIAGYSAGSASVDLLMLSKSAEGLFHRVIPESGGNLAAFSIQRDPVEIAKSYASKLDFDNGDDIYALGKFYMTAPIEKLTSDPFFDRTDSTFLFAPCVERETGDGAFLTESPLTILKNGNYRKLPVLYGFAEMEGLIRIDFFELWKHKMNEKFSDFLPADLKFDSEKEREEVANKIKEFYFGDKPVSNENILKYVDFFSDVIFAYPMLWAVKLHVEAGNNQVYLYEYSFVDEDIPVVPHTNIRGANHCAQTMALSDGKNFTHHDETLATPQFREMKKTIREIWHNFVKTGVPVPEGSALPVWPAAGADRAPHMSLGERLELRGALLAERTRFWDDIYQRYYRDAVPPPTPPPRPRSEL